CGCCGACGCTCGGCCACGAATACATGGTGGTGAACTGGCTGCGCGCCGCGGCCATCATCGCCCATGTCGACCCGATCGCGCGCGGCTATCTGGTGAAGGATGCGAGCGGCCATCTCCGCCTGCCGCCGGCGCGCACCACCGACACCTTCGACTTCCTCGCCGCCAAGCTCGGCAACCTCTCGGCCGAGACCGTGATCCACAATCTGTCGGATGCGGATTACATCTTCGCAGGCCCCGCGGTGACGGCGGCGGTGGCGATCCTGAGCAAGCTCGCGCCCGACTACGGCTTCGACCCCGCGGATGCGGCGAAGTTCAACAACGGCTTCCGCAACCCGGCGCTGTCCTATCTCAGCGCCGAGCGGATCCTGATCCGCTACAACCATGATGGCCTTGCCGGCGTGCGGCACGACCTCGATGCGCTGAAGAAGGCGAAGGCGATCTGAGGCAATTCGAAGGATGGGTTAAGCCCTCGCGAAACCCATCTCAGGCTTCAATTCGTCGTGGCCTTGCCGCCGCGCATGGACACGAGCTTGTCGTCACGAAATCGGAGAATGAGCCAGGCGGTCTCATCGAAACCGTGTGCGAGCTTTCCCGCGTGAGAATACACCATCTGGGCAGCGTCCGACGCCGACGGCGGTCCCAGCGCCGTGACGACCTCCTGACGCGACATGCCCAGATGCAGCTTGCCGTCGAAGACGACGGGCCAAAACTTTTCCGGGATGATCGCGCAATCGGCCGAGGCCCCGGCGTCTGTCTCGCTGAGCTCCTCAACGATCTCCGTCACGCGATGGTCGGCGCCGCCCATCTCGCTGGACACGACCCATAGTCGCTGCTGCCCGCGCCGATAGCACAGCCAATGGATGCTGCCTCCGGCGTCGCCCTGGTGCTGGATGGTCCCCTCGCCCAAGGCCTCTTGAACAGCGCCGAGCCGCGTCTCCTCGAAGCGGCCGGCGAATGCGCCCAGCGAAAAGCGCCTCGCCAATCTCTTCGCGACCGTCGGCGGCACGCGCTCGAGCGCCTGTTCGTCGAATGGCGGCGGCGGTGTCTGCGCGAAGCTGTCGTGCGCAGCGATCGCGAAAAGCAGAAGCAGCAGCAAGAGCGTCTTTGTCCGAGCCATGCAGCTTAGTCGCGTTGGCCCGACAAGGGTTCAGACGGCTTTCGCCGTTGCAGCGTCGTTCTGTAGCCGACGTCCGCGCGGCATCGGTGCTGCGCTCCCTCTCCCGCCTGCGGGAGAGGGTTGGGGAGAGGGTGTCTCCACGTCGGGACAGCCCCCAAGAGGAAAGAGCCCTCACCCGCCGCGCACGGGACGATGCTTCGCATCGCCCGGGGCGTGCAATAGCCGAGGCTACGCCTCGGCGTCTTTCGGAAGGACGGCCGCCGAAGGCGGCCTATGCTCTCCCGCAAGCGGGAGAGGCGGAGCAAGCCGCAAACAGTCCTCGTGCCCCGTCGACCAGCGCGACCGGCGAGAGCGACCAAAAGCCTGCGCCGCTGGACGGCACCTGCCGAATATCTCAAGATAGTTTTGGTATCGGTGCGCCAGATCGTCCGGGATCCAGCGCGAGTGACGTGCACCGCAAAAAAACGAGAAACGGCAGGGAAGAACGATGCAGCGAAAAGGACATGTGGCGCTAGACGGTGCCATGGCTTGCCTGGCTTTCGTCGCGGCCACCACGATCATTGCGATCTCGCCGGCAAGCGCCGATGATTCAGCCAACATCCCACCTGCGCTCAAATGCGCCGACTTGACCGGATGGACGGTGCCGGGATCGACGGCATCTGTCACCAAGGCCGAAGAGGTGCCGGAGGCGCCGCCGGGCACCGTGCAGCCATCGCCGCCGGCGCCGGCCACCGTCTCCGTGGCGCTGCCGCCGAACTGCCGCGTGGATGGCGTGATCGATCAACGCGTCGGCGTCGATGGCAAACCTTACGCGATCGGCTTTGCCGTCGCCCTGCCCGATCGCTGGAACGGCCGGTTCTTGTTTCAGGGCGGCGGCGGTTTGAACGGCACGATCCGGCCGCCGCTGGGTTACCAGGCCGCCGGCGAGGTGCCGGCGCTGGCGCGCGGCTTTGCTGTGGTCTCGACCGACAGCGGTCATCAGGGCGCGGTGTTCGATGCCTCGTTCCTGAGGGATCAGGAAGCCGCGCTCAACTTCGCCACTGCATCCGTCGGCAAGGTGACCATCGCGGCCAAGGCGATCGTCACGCATTACTATGGCCAGGGCGCAAAACATTCCTATTTCACGGGGTGCTCGACCGGGGGCCGCGAAGCCATGCTGGCCTCGGCGCGCTACCCGGATCAATTCGACGGCATCGTCGCCGGCGCGCCTGCGATGCGCACCGGCAACTCCAATATCGGTCTCGCCTGGGTCAACGCGGCCTTCAGCCGGATCGCGCCGAAAGATGCGTCCGGCAAGCCGGAGCCCGCCAAAGCTTTTTCCGCTGATGAGCGAAAGCTGATCACGAATGCGATCCTCGATGCCTGCGACGCCAAGGACGGCGTCAAGGATGGCCTGATCTTCGACCGCAAAGCCTGTCAATTCGACCCTGAGGTCCTCACCTGCAAGGGCGACATCAAGGATGGCAAGTCGGAGTCCTGCCTGGCGCCGCAGCAGGTCGATGCCCTCAGGAAAGCTTTTGCCGGACCGAAGAATTCACGCGGTACGCAGGTCTATCCGCCGTTCCCGTGGGACGGCGGCGTGGCCGCCGAAGGCGTTGCCATTCCAGGCATCCTGACCACGGGCGCGCGCAGTCCGGTCGGACCGCCTGTCTGGGAAAGCATCGACGTCGATCAACTCGAAGACCGGGTCAACGCGAGCGGGATGGATCGCCTCGCCAACACCGCCTACTGGACCAACCTGTCGAGCTTCTTCGGCCATGGCGGCAAGCTGCTGTTTTACCACGGCGTGAGCGATCCCTGGTTCTCGGCAAACGACACCGTGAACTACTACGAGCGCATGGCGGCGGAGTCCGGCGGCATGGAGACGGTGCGGGAAAAATCGAGCCGGGCCTTCCTGGTGCCCGGCATGGGTCACTGCTCGAGCGGCGCAACGCTCGATCGTTTCGACCTCCTCACCGCTATTGTGAACTGGGTAGAAGACGGCAAGGCGCCCGATGCGGTGGTCGCGACGGGACCAGCCTTCCTCGGCCGCAGCCGGCCGCTCTGCGCCTATCCGCAACATGCGCAGTACAAGGGCCAAGGCGATCCGGAGAGCGCGGCGAGTTTTGAATGCAGGTAGGGGGACGGTGCGCGGTCAGATGTGAGCCATAGCACGCGATGCCTAGCATTGGCGCACGTGGGGGCGGATCATCTGGAATCTAAATCTTAAGTTGTGATACAAAGCCCCTTTTGCGGAGGGCATAGTAGTGATCCCTGTCAACTATTGGTTTTCTGGGCCGGCCCTGTCTGCGGGTGTGGCCTTCATCACCAGCCTCATCACCTTAGGTTTGGCTTGGTACTCGGCCGCTTCGAACGCGCATGGCGTTGCTCTGAAGGCCGAGGCCGAGAAGCGAAACGCAGTTATCCAGCGCCTAGTCGGATATTACATCAGCAGCCATGATGGAATTTCGCCGGAAATCATGGCGGGTATCGCTTTGCCTCCAACCGATTGGCTGGACCAGCAACTTGCCAATCTTCATCAGAATTGGCGCATGAAAGACTACAACGCTAAGCCTTAAATGTTGAAGCAATTGAGTGCACTGTCACCGTAATTCAAGCCCTTCAACTCGCAGGCCGAGCGATGACCAACATTCTACTGACCGGCGCTGGCTTTTCCCGCAATTGGGGCGGAATGCTCGCGAAGGACGTTTTCTCCCACCTCCTGGGCGACCAGAGCCTCGACGACAACACCCGTGGCTTGCTTCTACGGTCCCACAGCTCAGGTGGTTCATTCGAAGATGTCCTTGCGGCCCTTCAAGGTGCGACAGACCCGGTTGGAAAGGCTCAATATACGGCACTTGTCGGTGCTCTCGTCGGGCTGTTCAACGGCATGGGCCAATCCTTCATTCAGCGAAATGAGCTTGAATTTAAGACACCTGCCGACACCCGTTATTGGCTAAGGGGCTTTCTCCAGCGCTTCCAGTACATCTTCACGACCAATCAGGACACCCTGCTGGAATCGCTCTACTTCCCGCTTGTCGGCCCGACGCCGTATGGGCGGGCCCACATTCCCGGAATGACGTTCAGCAACCCGTCGGCCTTCCAAGGCCATGTCTACGACCGCATTGCGCAGATGGAGCCTAACCCTTCGGATTTCACACTGAACGGCAATGTGCAGTTTTACATCAAGCTTCACGGCTCCTGTAACTGGGTGGAGAGTTCAAGCGGAGAACGCATCCTCATCATAGGCGGCCAGAAGACCGTGGCCATCGGCCGATTTCCCATCCTGACCTTTTACCACGACCAGTTCCGGCAGCTTGCGACCCGACCAGACGCAAAACTCATGGTGATCGGCTACAGCTTTGGCGACGAGCATATCAACGAGGTCATCCTCGACGCCGCGCTCAATCACAAGCTGGAGGTGTTTATCGTCGATCCCAGCGGGCTACAAATCCTAGACAAACGAGATCCACGAGCCTTGATTCCTCCCCCGCCCGGCCAGCTCGTGGATTTGATACCGAAGATAAGGGGCTATTCAGACCGGCCGCTCTCATCGACCTTCGGCGACGATGTATTTGAACAGTCGAAGCTGACGAAATTTCTAGGCTAAAACACCGATAGACTAGGCACGTCATATGTCGATCTTATCGAAGCTGCGCACACTCTCTCGTCAACAGGGCAGCATGGAGGATTTTGCCGAATTCAATAAGCAGATCCGAAGCGAGGAAAACGACAGGGGAGCGGCGCTGCTCGCAGTGACTAACGCCGATATGGCTCTTACCCAAGTCATTTACAACGTACTGAGGCCGGACGACGTAGCAAAGGACAGACTGGAGCAGGAAGGTGGTCCTCTACAGTCTTTCGGTCAAAGAATCACTATGGGCCGCGTACTTGGCATCTACGGCTCAGACACGCAGCACAATCTCGATTTGCTCCGCCATATCCGGAACGCTTTTGCTCACGCGCATATCCCGATAACCTTCCAAACAAAAGAAGTCGTAGACGCCATCAGCCTGTTTAAGAATCTTCCGCTGTTCCCGCCCTACATACTTGACTCTCAATTGAAGGAGGCCCCGGAAGACCCTCGCGCTCGTTTTCATCACCACTGCGAGTGGGCCACGCACAATCTAAATGTTTGGGGATTTCGCATGCAGCTAGAAATGAAAGACGACAAGCAGCTAGGATTTGTCACGTATCGCCAGTCAGTACCTATGCCCTAGCTAAAGTTCCATGCCGCCCGCGGCTGCATTGAGCAGAACGGCACGCAGCAACTGGCCGATTGCGACGTATTCCAGAGACAGTTAAGTCATGACTGATAAATGGCCACCTTACGAAGTCGCCGATCAGGCTGTGGTTCACGCTCTAGGCGTTATGAATATCAATTATGTCCGCTTCGAGCGGACGCATGTTTGGATGCTGGCGGCAACAGGAAATCTCTCCGAGCAACAAGCAATAGTCTTTTCGGCGCGCACAAATCCCTCTGAGCGTGCAAACTTTATCGACATGTTTTTTGCGCGACGCGAGTGGCCAGAGGCTGCCGGATTAGCCATCAGGCACTACATCGCGGCCATGCGGATCATCACAGGAAACCGCAATAGCCTCATTCACGGAAACATAGTGACCAGTTTTGGCAGCGAGCCTGCTATCTTCTCGCTCAACCGCCAGGGTACAATGACAATGTTCAGGTCGTCTCTCGCGGATATCAGACGGGTCGCTGATGATGCGGAGATTTATTTCCAGTTTGGCTTATCGCTAGCCAATTACATAGCCACGGAAATTCATGCCGCGGCCCGTCAGGCGGGAATGTTGGTCGTCAGCAATTGCCCGGCCCTGCCTGCACTTCCGCTGCCTATACGACCGACCAGCTA
This genomic interval from Bradyrhizobium guangzhouense contains the following:
- a CDS encoding SIR2 family protein; the protein is MTNILLTGAGFSRNWGGMLAKDVFSHLLGDQSLDDNTRGLLLRSHSSGGSFEDVLAALQGATDPVGKAQYTALVGALVGLFNGMGQSFIQRNELEFKTPADTRYWLRGFLQRFQYIFTTNQDTLLESLYFPLVGPTPYGRAHIPGMTFSNPSAFQGHVYDRIAQMEPNPSDFTLNGNVQFYIKLHGSCNWVESSSGERILIIGGQKTVAIGRFPILTFYHDQFRQLATRPDAKLMVIGYSFGDEHINEVILDAALNHKLEVFIVDPSGLQILDKRDPRALIPPPPGQLVDLIPKIRGYSDRPLSSTFGDDVFEQSKLTKFLG
- a CDS encoding tannase/feruloyl esterase family alpha/beta hydrolase, whose translation is MDRLANTAYWTNLSSFFGHGGKLLFYHGVSDPWFSANDTVNYYERMAAESGGMETVREKSSRAFLVPGMGHCSSGATLDRFDLLTAIVNWVEDGKAPDAVVATGPAFLGRSRPLCAYPQHAQYKGQGDPESAASFECR